TTATGATCCTATTCGAAACCAAAGATTTTCAGGATTTTTACCGGAAGAAAGAAAATGGATGACTTGTTTTTTAAACTTAGGATTTATAGATAGTTTTAGAAATTTTATTAAAGAACCACATCATTATAGTTGGTGGAATTATCGTTTTAATGCTAAAAAAAATAATAAAGGATGGAGAATTGATTACATTATAATTAGTGAGCTATTAAAGAAAGAAATAAAGAATGTTTACCTCATGCCTGAGGTAAAGTTTTCTGATCATTGTCCTGTTGTATTAGAAATTTTCTGAATTAGAAAAATGACCTGACTGGGATTCGAACCCAGGACCCTTACATTAAAAGTGTAATGCTCTACCAGCTGAGCTATCAGGTCTTTATACAAAAATTATATAAATAAAAAAGTTTTTATTTTATCAATTCGAATATCTTGAACAAATATACTATAATTTATGAAAATCACTTTAATTGGATATATGGGAAGTGGGAAAACTACTGTAGGAAAAATTTTATCTAAAAAATTAGATTTTGATTTTTACGATTTGGATGCTTTACTTGTTAAAAGTAAAAATGATTCTATTTATAATCTTTTTAAGAAGGAAGGAGAACTTTCTTTTAGAAAAAAAGAACATTTCATGTTGAAAACAATCTTGAAAAAAAAAAATAAATATGTTTTGTCAGTTGGAGGAGGGACTCCATGTTTTTATAATAATATTTATTTATTAAACAAATATTCAAGTACATTTTATTTAAAAATGGATAGTTATACTTTATTTAAAAGATTATCTTTAGAAAAAAATACAAGACCTTTAATCTCTCATTTATCTAAAAATGAATTGTTTATATTTATTATTCAACATTTATTGAAAAGGGTATATTTTTATGAAAAATCTTTAGTAAAGATAAAGATATGTGATAAAAAATCCATATACGATATAGTTCAAGAAATCATTAAATCTATTAGTAGTTTAAAAAAATATGAAAAAAATATTTTATAATCATTTTTTTGATAAAATTAAGGAATATTTTTCGTTTAATTCTGTGAAAAAAAAAGTGTGTGTAGCTGTAAGTGCAGGATTAGACAGTATGGTTCTTATCAATTTGTTACTTGATATTCCTGAAATTGAACCAGAAGTGGCGCATTGTAATTTTTCTTTAAGAGAAAAAGAGTCTGATAAAGATGAAATTTTTATAAGGAATTTTTGTTTCCAAAAAAATATAATATGTCATATAAAAAAATTTGATACTTTAAGTTTTGCTAAAAAAAACAGTATATCTACACAAATGGCAGCTAGAAAACTTAGATATGATTGGTTTTCAGAATTGTTAAAATCAAATTTATATAAATGTATAATGTTAGGGCATCATTTTGATGATTCTATAGAAACTTTTTTTATAAACGTTATTAGAGGGACCGGTATTAAAGGTTTATTAGGTATACCTAGTAAAAATGAACAATATATTCGTCCTCTTTCTGATTTTACTAAAAAAGAAATTTTACATTATGCAAAAATAAAAAATATAAAATGGAGATCAGATTCTAGTAATCAAGATTTTAAATATTTAAGAAATAAAATCCGTTTTATTTTATCTACATTTCATTCTTTTTCATCTTCTTTTCACAATGGATTCAAAAAAACTATGGATCATCTTCATGATGAAAATTTTTTGATAGAAAAGAAAATAAAAGAGGTTCATAAGAAAATTACAATAAAAAAAAAAGATCATCCATTTTTTTGGAAAATGGAATGTGAAAAAATAAGAAAATTAGAACCTTTATCTTTTTATTTATTTAAATTATTTTCTCCATATGGATTTAATGATATTCGAAGCATGAAACATCTCATTAATGCACAATCTGGAAAACAACTTAGATCTAAAAGATATTGTATTATTAAAAATAGAGGTTATTGGATTTTAGTTACTCACCAATTATTGTCAGAAAATAAAAATAAGATTTATATAATTCCGGATCTAAAGTTTATTGAAACTGAGAAAATGTTGTTGCCCATTAACATAAAATTTTTTTTCAATCCAGAAAAAAAAGGTCAAAAAGATATGTTTTTATTAGATTTTGACAAAATTCAATTTCCATTATTATTAAGAACATGGAGAAAAGGAGATTTTTTTTATCCATTTCGAATGAAAGGAAAAAAAAAATTAAGCAAATATTATAAGGAAAATAAATTTTCTATTTTAGAAAAGGAGCATACATGGTTATTAATTAATAGAAATGGATATATTATTTTAGTAATAAAAAATCGTTTAGATGATAGATTTAAGGTTACAAAAAATACAAAGAAAATATTAGGTATTATTTGTTCATTTTACAATTAAAATTAGTATTTTTTTTAATTTTGGTTTGAAAAAAATTAGTTTTTCTACTTATGAAAGTACACAATTTCAATGCAGGGCCTTCTGTTTTACCGAAAGAAGTTATTAAAAAATCAGCTCAATCTGTCATTAATTTTAATGATTCTGGATTATCTTTACTTGAAATTTCTCACAGAAGTATAGATTTTTTAGAAATAATTGAAAAAACGACCTTTTTGGTGAAACGTATTATGAATTTAAATGATGATTATGCAATTTTATTTCTACAAGGAGGGGCTACATTACAATTTTCAATGGTTCCATACAATTTAATGAATAAGAAAGCTGCTTATTTGGATACAGGATTTTGGGCTAAAAATGCTATTAATGAAGCTAAAAAGTTCGGAAAAGTAAGAGTTCTATTTTCAGGAAAAAATAAAAACTATACATATATATCAAAAAATTATCACATTCCATATGACATGGATTATTTTCATTGTACATCTAATAATACAATAGTTGGATCACAGATGAAAATATTTCCTGTAACATATTCTATTCCATTAGTTTGTGATATGTCTTCTGATATTTTTAGTAGAAAACTAGATTTTTGTAAATTCAGTTTAATTTATGCCTCTGCACAAAAAAATGTAAGTTCTGCAGGAATGACGATTGTAATTGTGAAAAAAGATATTTTGGAGAAAATCAGAAAAAATATTCCTTCTTATATGGACTACAAAATTCATATACATAATAATAGTATTTTAAATACTCCAAATGTTTTTTCTATTTATACTTCTATGTTGACTTTAGAGTGGATAGAAAATCAAGGAGGTCTTTCTGTTTTAGGAGAAAAAAATCAGTATAAAGCTAAATTATTATATGATGAAATAGATCATAATAATTTATTTGAAAATAAAATACATAAAGAAAATCGTTCTGATATGAATGTTTCTTTCTTTTTGAAAAAAAAGAATCTAGAAAAAGAATTCAATAAAATGTGGAAAAAAGAAAATATTGTAGGATTAGATGGTCATAGATATTTAGGTGGATATCGTGCCAGTATATATAATGCACTTCCGTTAAAAAGTATTCAATTTCTCATTGAGATTATGAAAGAATTTGAAAAAAAATTTTCATATTGAAAATAAATCCAATATATGATAGAAAATAAATTTCTGAGAATCAAAAAATTAATTCCAAAAAATGTAAAAATTCTAGCAGTTTCTAAAAATCAAGATATTTATTCCATAAAAAAATTATATAAAATAGGACATAGAGATTTTGGAGAAAATTATATTCAAGAAATGTTATACAAATATAAAAAATTACCTAAAGATATCCGATGGCATATGATTGGGAGAATACAAAGTAATAAATTAAAATATATAATATCTTTTATTTATTTAATTCATAGTGTTCAAAATATAAAACAAATTAATATAATCAATAAAATAGCATCGAAAAATAATAAAATCATAAACTGTCTTTTACAAATAAAAATTTGTAATAATAAAAATAAATCAGGAATTACTTATCAAGAAGCTTTAAAAATATTGGAAAACGAAACTTTAAAGAAAATGAAAAATGTAAAAATAATAGGAATAATGGGAATGGCATCTTTAAAAGGAGGAAAAAAAATTCATCATGAATTCTCATACTTACGAAGTATATATAATGAATTTAAAAATAAATACGGTCATTATATTCTTTCTATGGGAATGAGTCTAGACTATAATTTAGCGATAGAATATGGAAGTACAATTGTTCGATTAGGTACTATAATTTTTGGATATCGAAAAAAACTATCTAATTCTATCTAATAGATTTTATATATTTTTTTATGTTTTTTTTCAGTTCATTTTTATTCAATGATAATGATTGAATAAAAGAACTCCCGATAATCCCTCCATTAGCATATTGACAAGACAAGTCAAAAGTTTTTTTATCTTTAATTCCAAAACCGATCAATTTTGGAATGGTGATCGATAATTTATTAATACGTTTAAAAAATGATATCTGCTCCTCTCCAAAGGAATTTACGTTTCCTGTAGTAGAAGTAGAAGAGACTATATATAAAAATCCATTACTAATTTGACTTAACATAAATATTCTGGAAGAATTTGTTTTTGGAGTAATTAAAAATATCATAGATAATAAATATTCTTTAAATAGGTCCTGGTATTCATGCAAGAAAATATCAACTGGAAGATCCGGTAATATTAATCCGGAAACACCTGATTTTTTACATTTTTTTAAAAATTTTTTTGATCCAAACTGATAAAATTGATTATAATACCCCATGAGAATAATAGGTATTTTTATTTTTTCTTTAAATCTTTCTATTTGATCAAATAATAATGAAATACTTACTCCATTATTTAATGAAATTTGATTACTTTTTTGAATAATTTCTCCATCCGCTAAAGGATCAGAATAAGGGATTCCTATTTCAATCAAATCTACAGAAAGATCTTGCAAAACCTTGATAATTTCTGTTGTACTATTTAAATAAGGATATCCTGCTGTAAAATAAATGCATAATATATCTTTATTTTTTTTTTTAAATAAATTATGTATTCTATTCATCATTTGATGATTTAGTAAAAAATTTATCATAAACATTAATATCTTTATCCCCTCTTCCAGATAAAATCACAATTACTACATCTTTTTTTCGAAATGAAATTTTTTTTAATGCAGCTAATGCATGAGCACTTTCTAAAGCAGGAATAATTCCTTCTGATTTAGTTAGTTCATATCCTGCTTGTAAAGCTTCTTCATCTGTAGAATATAAAAATTTTACACGTTTTTTTACAAAAAGATTAGAAAACATAGGACCGATACCTGGGTAGTCTAATCCAGGAGATATAGAGTAAGCAGGAAGAATTTGACCGTCTTGATTTTGTAAAATAAAAGTCATACTTCCATGTAATATTCCCTTAGATCCACAATGAATAGATGCAGCTGTTTTTTTAGTTTTAACACCTAAACCTGCTGCTTCTACAGCTATAAGCTTAACAGAATTATCATCTAAAAAATGATAAAAAGACCCTGCAGCATTACTTCCTCCACCTATGCAAGCTACTATATAATTAGGAGAAGAAAATCCTTCTATTTTTTTTAATTGTATCTTTATTTCTTCACTGATAACGGATTGTATATCTGCAACCATTTGAGGATAAGGATGAGGTCCTACTGCAGAACCTATTAGATAATAACTGCTTGGATGATTAATCCAATAACGAATGGCTTCATTAACAGCATCTTTTAACGTTTTATCTCCACTAAAAACTGGAATCACTTTAGCT
The sequence above is drawn from the Blattabacterium cuenoti genome and encodes:
- a CDS encoding shikimate kinase, translating into MKITLIGYMGSGKTTVGKILSKKLDFDFYDLDALLVKSKNDSIYNLFKKEGELSFRKKEHFMLKTILKKKNKYVLSVGGGTPCFYNNIYLLNKYSSTFYLKMDSYTLFKRLSLEKNTRPLISHLSKNELFIFIIQHLLKRVYFYEKSLVKIKICDKKSIYDIVQEIIKSISSLKKYEKNIL
- the serC gene encoding 3-phosphoserine/phosphohydroxythreonine transaminase yields the protein MKVHNFNAGPSVLPKEVIKKSAQSVINFNDSGLSLLEISHRSIDFLEIIEKTTFLVKRIMNLNDDYAILFLQGGATLQFSMVPYNLMNKKAAYLDTGFWAKNAINEAKKFGKVRVLFSGKNKNYTYISKNYHIPYDMDYFHCTSNNTIVGSQMKIFPVTYSIPLVCDMSSDIFSRKLDFCKFSLIYASAQKNVSSAGMTIVIVKKDILEKIRKNIPSYMDYKIHIHNNSILNTPNVFSIYTSMLTLEWIENQGGLSVLGEKNQYKAKLLYDEIDHNNLFENKIHKENRSDMNVSFFLKKKNLEKEFNKMWKKENIVGLDGHRYLGGYRASIYNALPLKSIQFLIEIMKEFEKKFSY
- the trpA gene encoding tryptophan synthase subunit alpha codes for the protein MNRIHNLFKKKNKDILCIYFTAGYPYLNSTTEIIKVLQDLSVDLIEIGIPYSDPLADGEIIQKSNQISLNNGVSISLLFDQIERFKEKIKIPIILMGYYNQFYQFGSKKFLKKCKKSGVSGLILPDLPVDIFLHEYQDLFKEYLLSMIFLITPKTNSSRIFMLSQISNGFLYIVSSTSTTGNVNSFGEEQISFFKRINKLSITIPKLIGFGIKDKKTFDLSCQYANGGIIGSSFIQSLSLNKNELKKNIKKYIKSIR
- the tilS gene encoding tRNA lysidine(34) synthetase TilS, which gives rise to MKKIFYNHFFDKIKEYFSFNSVKKKVCVAVSAGLDSMVLINLLLDIPEIEPEVAHCNFSLREKESDKDEIFIRNFCFQKNIICHIKKFDTLSFAKKNSISTQMAARKLRYDWFSELLKSNLYKCIMLGHHFDDSIETFFINVIRGTGIKGLLGIPSKNEQYIRPLSDFTKKEILHYAKIKNIKWRSDSSNQDFKYLRNKIRFILSTFHSFSSSFHNGFKKTMDHLHDENFLIEKKIKEVHKKITIKKKDHPFFWKMECEKIRKLEPLSFYLFKLFSPYGFNDIRSMKHLINAQSGKQLRSKRYCIIKNRGYWILVTHQLLSENKNKIYIIPDLKFIETEKMLLPINIKFFFNPEKKGQKDMFLLDFDKIQFPLLLRTWRKGDFFYPFRMKGKKKLSKYYKENKFSILEKEHTWLLINRNGYIILVIKNRLDDRFKVTKNTKKILGIICSFYN
- a CDS encoding YggS family pyridoxal phosphate-dependent enzyme, with translation MIENKFLRIKKLIPKNVKILAVSKNQDIYSIKKLYKIGHRDFGENYIQEMLYKYKKLPKDIRWHMIGRIQSNKLKYIISFIYLIHSVQNIKQINIINKIASKNNKIINCLLQIKICNNKNKSGITYQEALKILENETLKKMKNVKIIGIMGMASLKGGKKIHHEFSYLRSIYNEFKNKYGHYILSMGMSLDYNLAIEYGSTIVRLGTIIFGYRKKLSNSI
- the trpB gene encoding tryptophan synthase subunit beta — translated: MKYFVDDNGFYGEFGGSFIPEMLNHNITELRCRYKKLIISYEYQKLYKELLKNYVGRPTPLFFCKKYSDKYNAKIYLKREDLNHTGSHKINNAIGQVLLAKKLEKRKIVAETGAGQHGVATATVCALMNLECIIFMGETDIQRQYSNVIRMKSLGAKVIPVFSGDKTLKDAVNEAIRYWINHPSSYYLIGSAVGPHPYPQMVADIQSVISEEIKIQLKKIEGFSSPNYIVACIGGGSNAAGSFYHFLDDNSVKLIAVEAAGLGVKTKKTAASIHCGSKGILHGSMTFILQNQDGQILPAYSISPGLDYPGIGPMFSNLFVKKRVKFLYSTDEEALQAGYELTKSEGIIPALESAHALAALKKISFRKKDVVIVILSGRGDKDINVYDKFFTKSSNDE